In Haloarcula sp. H-GB4, a single genomic region encodes these proteins:
- a CDS encoding GNAT family N-acetyltransferase yields MPGPAFLRGETVTLRTVEVEDVEFLQETINNPDVRHGLSATEPISEQAEREWVESVASGETGDVHLLVCVDGEAVGIIGLNDVTDRIGMAELGYWLTPDAWGNGYATDAARTLTEYTFQERRFHRVYAKVFAGNEGSQRVLEKTGFQREGTLRDHWFRDGRYEDVYIYGLLEGELDHGE; encoded by the coding sequence ATGCCCGGACCAGCATTCCTCCGGGGCGAGACGGTAACGCTCCGAACGGTCGAAGTCGAAGACGTCGAGTTCCTGCAAGAGACGATCAACAACCCGGATGTCAGACACGGGCTCTCGGCCACAGAGCCGATCTCCGAACAGGCTGAGCGTGAGTGGGTCGAGTCCGTCGCCAGCGGCGAGACCGGTGACGTGCATCTGCTCGTCTGTGTCGACGGCGAAGCAGTCGGCATCATCGGGCTGAACGACGTCACGGACCGGATAGGGATGGCCGAACTCGGCTACTGGCTCACACCGGACGCATGGGGCAACGGCTACGCGACCGACGCCGCCCGGACGCTCACCGAGTACACCTTTCAGGAGCGCCGGTTCCATCGTGTGTACGCGAAGGTCTTCGCCGGCAACGAAGGCTCCCAGCGCGTGCTCGAAAAGACGGGGTTCCAGCGAGAGGGGACGCTGCGGGACCACTGGTTCCGCGATGGTCGCTACGAAGACGTGTACATCTACGGTCTGTTAGAGGGCGAACTGGACCACGGTGAGTAG
- a CDS encoding redoxin domain-containing protein: protein MLSAGDPAPDFDLQGTADGGTGAYRLSAATNRAPVVVAFVPGDDPESRTVLNALADADWASVSDAVAVFGVLPTNIGNCRSLAAALSLPYPLLADTHGVATQFGIRKQDESIQQAAFVVDQRCRVQVATVFDDTDGTMPALDTVLRGLAEL from the coding sequence ATGCTCTCCGCTGGTGATCCCGCCCCGGATTTCGACCTGCAAGGGACCGCGGACGGCGGTACTGGTGCCTATCGGCTGTCGGCTGCGACGAACCGCGCGCCGGTGGTCGTGGCGTTCGTTCCCGGCGACGACCCCGAGTCGCGGACTGTCCTCAATGCGCTAGCCGACGCAGACTGGGCGAGCGTATCAGATGCCGTGGCTGTCTTTGGCGTTCTCCCAACAAATATCGGCAACTGCCGGTCGCTCGCAGCGGCGCTGTCGCTTCCATACCCGTTGCTGGCCGACACCCACGGCGTCGCGACGCAGTTCGGCATCAGAAAACAGGATGAGAGTATCCAACAAGCGGCGTTCGTCGTCGACCAGCGATGTCGTGTTCAGGTGGCAACTGTGTTCGACGACACCGACGGGACCATGCCGGCCCTCGACACGGTTCTGCGTGGCCTTGCCGAGTTGTAG
- a CDS encoding PRC-barrel domain-containing protein, with translation MENLPQEITALVGREVYSKNGVFVGEVEDLRLELDRKEVTGLALHQLNTELFDEEVNASRGVIIPYRWVQAVGDVVIVSDIVERLRQPEAGDEEEEVPA, from the coding sequence ATGGAGAATCTGCCACAGGAGATTACAGCCCTCGTGGGTCGTGAGGTGTATTCGAAAAACGGCGTGTTCGTCGGCGAAGTCGAAGACCTTCGGCTGGAACTCGACCGCAAGGAAGTGACAGGGCTGGCACTCCACCAGCTTAACACAGAACTGTTTGACGAAGAAGTGAACGCATCGCGAGGCGTCATCATCCCGTACCGGTGGGTTCAGGCTGTCGGCGATGTCGTCATCGTCAGCGATATCGTCGAACGGCTTCGCCAGCCCGAGGCCGGCGACGAAGAAGAAGAAGTCCCCGCCTAG
- a CDS encoding DHH family phosphoesterase → MSTASGITMASMSTYAILGCGSVGHAVAEELVGEGKDVLILDADEGRVEALRDQDLNAQQADICETDVAQTVADRDVVLIMSPDVNANAEAVQNIRESGGEQFIVARADDPVSADDLTELGADVVINPSAVIADSALRALETGELEYKASQLGDVIDGTEDRMAILIHRSPDPDSIASAAALRAIAASRDVDADIIYEGEIGHQENRAFVNLLGIELTSNEDVDLDEYDTFALVDVAKGGEPAIESVDIVVDHYEHEHELEHDAAFSDIRPNISATSTILTKYIQELDLNLDQSVATALLYGIRAETLDFKRDTTPADLTAAAYLYPFADHDTLEQVESPSMSPETLDVLAEAIRNREVQGSHLVSNAGFIRDRDALAQAAQHLLNLEGITTTAVFAIADDTIYLAARSKDIRMNIGKVLSDAFGEMGETAGHSTDASVEIPLGIFTGLDTSDDNRDTLLELTEEAVKRKLFEAMGVDSSSSESSNGN, encoded by the coding sequence ATGAGTACAGCCAGCGGCATCACGATGGCCTCTATGTCGACCTACGCCATCCTCGGGTGTGGGAGTGTTGGCCACGCCGTGGCGGAAGAACTCGTCGGGGAGGGGAAAGACGTCCTCATCCTTGACGCGGACGAGGGGCGAGTGGAGGCGCTCCGCGATCAGGACCTCAACGCACAGCAGGCGGACATCTGCGAAACCGACGTCGCCCAGACGGTGGCCGACCGCGACGTGGTTCTCATCATGTCTCCGGATGTGAACGCCAACGCCGAAGCGGTGCAGAACATCCGTGAGTCCGGCGGGGAGCAGTTCATCGTCGCTCGCGCCGACGACCCGGTGTCCGCCGACGACCTCACCGAACTCGGTGCGGACGTGGTCATCAATCCCTCTGCGGTCATCGCGGACTCGGCGCTTCGAGCACTGGAAACGGGTGAACTGGAGTACAAGGCTTCCCAGCTTGGGGATGTCATCGATGGGACCGAGGACCGCATGGCGATACTCATCCACCGGTCGCCGGACCCGGACTCCATCGCCTCGGCGGCGGCGCTGCGGGCCATCGCCGCGAGCCGCGACGTGGACGCCGACATTATCTACGAGGGCGAGATCGGGCATCAGGAAAACCGTGCGTTCGTCAATCTCCTCGGCATCGAACTGACCTCGAACGAGGATGTCGACCTCGATGAGTACGATACGTTCGCGCTAGTGGACGTTGCCAAGGGTGGCGAACCGGCTATTGAGTCGGTCGATATCGTTGTCGACCACTACGAACACGAGCATGAACTGGAACACGACGCCGCTTTCTCCGATATCCGGCCGAACATCTCGGCCACGTCGACGATTCTGACGAAGTACATTCAGGAACTGGATCTCAACCTCGACCAGAGCGTCGCCACGGCGCTGCTGTACGGCATTCGCGCCGAGACGCTGGACTTCAAACGGGATACGACACCGGCGGACCTGACCGCTGCGGCGTATCTGTATCCATTCGCCGACCACGACACGCTCGAACAGGTCGAATCGCCGTCGATGAGTCCGGAAACGCTTGACGTGCTCGCTGAAGCGATCCGGAACCGCGAGGTCCAGGGGAGCCACCTCGTCTCCAACGCCGGGTTCATCCGGGATCGCGACGCGCTAGCGCAGGCAGCCCAGCACCTCCTCAATCTGGAAGGCATCACGACCACAGCGGTATTCGCTATCGCCGATGACACTATCTATCTCGCCGCCCGGTCCAAGGACATCCGGATGAACATCGGCAAGGTGCTGTCGGACGCGTTCGGCGAGATGGGCGAGACAGCGGGCCACTCCACCGATGCCAGCGTCGAGATACCGCTTGGTATCTTCACCGGCCTCGATACGAGCGACGACAACAGAGATACACTGCTGGAACTCACTGAAGAAGCGGTCAAGCGGAAACTGTTCGAAGCGATGGGCGTCGACAGTTCCAGCAGCGAGAGTTCGAACGGTAACTAG
- a CDS encoding YihY/virulence factor BrkB family protein, producing the protein MARRAEWIATAKTVAGIAYESDIRYIATSLAYYAFISLMPVLLLVFIIFGRQLAGVVSVTGAQFLTPDTQQLLYEGLTAATGRTTATVLSVVVLAWSGANVAVGFLTVVERIEPVAEQPLSKQVSDAVVVLGTLTAAVLVILVQSVFLALFATGLLRVLVGFAVLFVALTVTLLPLYFVPSRVAGSLTASLPGAITTALGWTVLHAAIQFFAANAGQYAIYGVLSGLILILTSTYVAAIVLMLGVVVNAVLATDAGDLYV; encoded by the coding sequence ATGGCGCGACGAGCCGAGTGGATCGCAACGGCGAAGACAGTCGCCGGTATCGCGTACGAGAGCGATATCAGGTACATCGCCACATCGCTGGCGTACTACGCGTTCATCTCGCTCATGCCGGTGCTGTTGCTCGTGTTCATCATCTTCGGCCGGCAACTGGCTGGCGTGGTTTCAGTCACGGGAGCGCAGTTCCTCACTCCCGATACACAGCAACTGTTATACGAGGGATTGACGGCGGCGACGGGCCGGACAACAGCGACAGTCCTCTCCGTGGTCGTGCTGGCATGGAGCGGTGCCAATGTTGCGGTCGGCTTCCTGACCGTTGTCGAGCGGATCGAGCCGGTGGCGGAGCAGCCACTCTCAAAGCAGGTGTCCGACGCTGTAGTTGTCCTCGGGACGCTTACTGCTGCAGTTCTCGTAATCCTCGTCCAGAGCGTGTTTCTGGCTCTCTTTGCCACCGGTCTGCTGCGCGTGCTCGTCGGATTCGCTGTTCTGTTCGTCGCTCTGACTGTGACGCTGCTGCCCCTGTATTTTGTCCCGTCACGTGTCGCCGGCTCGCTTACCGCATCGCTCCCGGGCGCGATAACGACCGCACTGGGCTGGACTGTCCTCCATGCGGCGATCCAGTTCTTTGCTGCCAACGCCGGACAGTACGCCATCTACGGCGTTCTCAGTGGACTCATACTCATCCTCACAAGCACGTATGTGGCCGCGATTGTCCTGATGCTCGGTGTCGTTGTCAACGCAGTACTCGCCACTGATGCTGGCGACCTGTATGTCTAA
- a CDS encoding GNAT family N-acetyltransferase — protein sequence MNHLEVDVGTWDAFRDAATAVRKAVFVEEQGVSEDEELDGNDSDAVQFLARDDEYPVGTARLRFPKPTVGKVERVAVRESYRGDGVGAALMRAVEDAARDDGATELKLHAQTHVEPFYQHLGYETVSDVFEEAGIPHVKMRKQLDG from the coding sequence ATGAACCACTTGGAAGTCGATGTCGGCACCTGGGATGCGTTCCGAGACGCAGCAACGGCCGTTCGAAAAGCAGTGTTCGTTGAGGAACAGGGCGTCTCCGAGGATGAGGAACTCGATGGAAACGACTCGGACGCCGTTCAGTTTCTGGCCCGTGACGACGAGTATCCCGTTGGGACTGCTCGGCTCCGGTTCCCCAAGCCCACGGTCGGCAAGGTTGAGCGAGTCGCGGTCCGTGAGTCCTACCGAGGGGATGGTGTCGGCGCAGCGCTGATGCGGGCCGTCGAAGATGCCGCTCGTGACGATGGCGCAACTGAACTCAAACTCCACGCACAGACTCACGTCGAGCCGTTTTACCAGCACCTCGGCTATGAGACGGTCAGCGACGTATTCGAGGAAGCCGGCATCCCACACGTCAAGATGCGAAAACAGCTGGACGGCTGA
- the guaB gene encoding IMP dehydrogenase: MANDSEPFSEKLRVPEALTFDDVLLRPKESRVEPDEADTTTRVSKSVELTVPVVSAAMDTVTESDMAIAMARQGGIGVLHRNMNADQMATEIERVKRADELIIRDVVTASPNQTVREVDDMMEHEGVSGAPVVDDDSGEVLGIISGTDIRPYLEVGEDDAVTDAMTDEVVTAPENVTPREALELMYDHKIERVPIVDDENRLVGLVTMQGILQRREYDQAARADDGSLRCGAAVGPFEMDRAQVADEAGADILFIDCAHAHNANVIESAREIKAEVDADVVVGNIGTREAAEAVVDFADGVKVGIGPGSICTTRVVTGSGMPQITAVAQVADVASQHDVPVIADGGIRYSGDAIKAIAAGADAVMLGSYFAGTDEAPGRVITMNGKKYKQYRGMGSVGAMNEGGGERYLKDDEEGEEFVPEGVEAATPYKGSLASELHQLVGGMQSGMGYVGAETIPEFKQRAEFVRVSAAGQQESHPHDVMITDEAPNYSPDS, from the coding sequence ATGGCGAACGATTCCGAGCCTTTCTCAGAGAAGCTCCGAGTGCCGGAGGCGCTGACGTTCGACGACGTACTCCTCAGACCCAAGGAGTCCCGCGTCGAACCAGACGAAGCAGATACCACAACGCGGGTCTCGAAGTCGGTCGAACTGACCGTCCCTGTTGTCTCCGCGGCGATGGACACCGTCACCGAGAGCGATATGGCGATCGCGATGGCACGCCAGGGCGGTATCGGCGTCCTCCATCGTAACATGAACGCCGATCAGATGGCGACCGAGATCGAGCGGGTCAAACGCGCCGACGAACTCATTATCCGGGATGTCGTGACGGCCAGCCCGAACCAGACCGTCCGCGAGGTCGACGATATGATGGAACACGAGGGCGTTTCCGGCGCGCCGGTCGTCGACGACGACAGTGGCGAAGTGCTGGGCATCATCTCCGGGACGGACATCCGCCCGTATCTGGAGGTCGGTGAGGACGACGCCGTCACGGATGCGATGACCGACGAAGTCGTCACCGCACCCGAGAACGTGACCCCCCGCGAAGCGCTAGAACTGATGTACGACCACAAAATCGAGCGCGTCCCTATTGTCGACGACGAGAACCGACTCGTCGGGCTGGTCACGATGCAGGGCATCCTCCAGCGTCGCGAGTACGACCAGGCCGCCCGCGCGGACGACGGCTCGCTCCGCTGTGGTGCCGCCGTCGGCCCCTTCGAGATGGACCGAGCACAGGTCGCCGACGAGGCCGGCGCTGACATCCTGTTCATCGACTGTGCGCACGCCCACAACGCGAACGTCATCGAGAGCGCTCGCGAGATCAAGGCCGAAGTAGACGCCGATGTGGTTGTCGGTAACATCGGGACCCGGGAAGCCGCTGAAGCCGTCGTTGACTTCGCCGACGGTGTTAAGGTGGGTATCGGCCCCGGTTCTATCTGTACGACTCGTGTGGTCACCGGTTCGGGGATGCCACAGATCACCGCCGTTGCGCAGGTCGCCGACGTGGCGAGCCAGCACGACGTGCCGGTCATCGCCGACGGCGGCATCCGGTACTCCGGCGACGCTATCAAGGCCATCGCCGCCGGTGCGGACGCGGTGATGCTCGGTTCGTACTTCGCCGGAACCGATGAGGCCCCAGGCCGCGTCATCACGATGAACGGCAAGAAGTACAAGCAGTACCGCGGGATGGGTAGCGTCGGTGCGATGAACGAGGGCGGCGGCGAGCGCTACCTCAAGGACGACGAGGAGGGCGAGGAGTTCGTCCCTGAAGGCGTCGAGGCCGCGACGCCGTACAAGGGCTCGCTGGCCTCCGAACTCCACCAGCTCGTCGGCGGGATGCAGTCCGGAATGGGCTATGTCGGAGCCGAAACGATTCCCGAGTTCAAGCAGCGCGCCGAGTTTGTGCGTGTCTCCGCCGCGGGACAGCAAGAGAGCCACCCCCACGACGTGATGATTACGGACGAAGCGCCCAACTACAGCCCCGACAGCTAA
- a CDS encoding DUF5794 domain-containing protein produces the protein MSSSRHPIALDIEQQVGRGGRLLATVMGLPLVDGIFPVLVLAGALSTWMGVLEVGLLVFGGSATVAVVLAELEGGPRQQARSVLIIGAVLMPIALTEAALAPTIAGIVKLGTLERFAGLVILAIAAQTASARIGEYLPRPAIIVVLGLLASLDPAGAKLVTAIEPGVLLRAAATTGVGIGFALAVALASPWLRNAVDIDRFRFGSAVALGVLALSVLGVMPTDAPVALAVLAVTALLSFDPENARTRHTEYRPDAVDLTAAFADGGASQGVAADEQTDEGAAVEYEPDQERAPWL, from the coding sequence ATGAGTAGCTCCAGACACCCGATTGCACTCGACATCGAGCAGCAGGTCGGCCGCGGTGGTCGGCTCTTAGCGACCGTGATGGGCCTTCCGCTCGTCGACGGCATCTTCCCGGTACTCGTCCTCGCGGGGGCACTTTCAACCTGGATGGGCGTCCTCGAAGTGGGCTTGCTCGTCTTCGGTGGGTCAGCCACCGTTGCTGTCGTGTTAGCCGAACTCGAAGGCGGTCCCCGGCAGCAAGCGCGCTCTGTCCTCATCATCGGAGCCGTGTTGATGCCGATTGCGCTCACCGAAGCAGCCCTTGCGCCGACGATTGCGGGGATCGTCAAACTGGGGACCCTCGAACGCTTCGCCGGCCTCGTCATCCTCGCAATCGCCGCACAGACCGCGAGCGCCCGAATCGGTGAGTACCTGCCGCGGCCGGCCATCATCGTCGTCCTCGGCCTGCTGGCGAGCCTCGACCCCGCCGGTGCAAAGCTGGTCACCGCTATCGAACCCGGTGTCTTGCTCCGCGCGGCCGCCACCACGGGCGTCGGTATCGGCTTCGCCCTCGCCGTCGCACTGGCGAGCCCGTGGCTGCGTAACGCCGTCGACATCGACCGCTTCCGCTTCGGTAGCGCTGTCGCGCTCGGCGTCCTCGCTCTCTCGGTCCTCGGCGTGATGCCGACCGACGCGCCAGTGGCGCTAGCCGTGCTTGCTGTCACGGCGCTGCTGTCATTCGACCCGGAGAACGCCCGCACGCGTCACACGGAATACCGACCCGACGCCGTGGACCTCACTGCCGCCTTCGCTGACGGCGGCGCGTCCCAAGGCGTCGCCGCCGACGAACAGACCGACGAAGGGGCCGCAGTCGAGTACGAGCCGGATCAAGAGCGCGCCCCGTGGCTGTGA
- a CDS encoding DUF5795 family protein: MSDNRVVQGRMQTPESLAELIEGEGVMDAEPIEDADDDCPECGENVISVGYMPSALEFVTGYKCQECDWSDTDRD; this comes from the coding sequence ATGAGCGACAATCGCGTGGTCCAGGGTCGGATGCAGACCCCCGAGAGCCTGGCCGAACTCATCGAAGGAGAGGGTGTCATGGACGCAGAGCCGATCGAAGACGCCGATGACGACTGCCCGGAGTGTGGCGAAAACGTCATCTCCGTGGGGTACATGCCTTCTGCACTGGAATTTGTTACTGGGTACAAGTGCCAGGAATGCGACTGGTCGGACACCGACCGCGACTAA
- a CDS encoding carbonic anhydrase: MSQLLRDLLVGNADHAAEFRDRFDSVQNSQTPDAVTVCCSDSRVLQDHMWGNSEPGHLFTCSNIGNRVIQRTASGEAVSGDVLYPIEHTMTETAVVVGHTGCGAVTATYDDLTDGLDEPAGIDHCLSVLKPHLEPALEHLPEDIERAAAINRLVEYNVDRQVEFLRNSDDVPDAVDVVGVVYDFQDVYGGRRGEVHVINVHGETDIDALRAAHPDIDSRINRLWEY, encoded by the coding sequence ATGAGTCAGTTATTACGTGATTTACTTGTCGGAAACGCCGACCACGCGGCGGAGTTCCGGGACCGGTTCGACAGTGTTCAGAACTCACAAACTCCAGATGCTGTCACGGTCTGTTGCTCCGACTCGCGGGTACTTCAGGACCATATGTGGGGCAACAGCGAGCCGGGGCATCTCTTTACTTGTAGCAACATCGGGAACCGAGTCATCCAGCGGACCGCCTCCGGCGAGGCGGTATCTGGTGACGTGTTGTACCCTATCGAGCACACGATGACCGAAACGGCTGTCGTCGTCGGCCACACCGGCTGTGGAGCGGTGACGGCGACCTATGACGACCTGACGGACGGCCTTGATGAGCCGGCCGGCATTGACCACTGTCTCAGTGTTCTCAAGCCCCATCTCGAGCCTGCGCTGGAACATCTCCCCGAGGATATTGAGCGAGCGGCGGCCATCAACCGACTCGTCGAGTACAACGTCGACAGGCAAGTCGAGTTTCTTCGAAACAGTGACGACGTTCCCGACGCTGTCGACGTGGTCGGCGTCGTCTACGACTTTCAGGACGTGTACGGCGGCCGACGGGGTGAAGTCCACGTCATCAATGTCCACGGTGAAACCGATATCGACGCGCTCCGGGCAGCCCATCCCGATATCGACTCACGGATCAACCGCCTCTGGGAGTACTAA
- a CDS encoding chorismate mutase, which produces MTTNPNPEDMSLDELRDEIRTIDREIVEKIAQRTYVADTIAQVKDEKGLPTTDEQQEQAVMDRAGDNAEQFDVDENLVKAIFRLLIELNKVEQRENR; this is translated from the coding sequence ATGACCACGAATCCAAACCCAGAGGACATGTCGCTGGACGAACTGCGCGACGAAATCCGGACGATCGACCGTGAAATCGTTGAGAAGATCGCTCAGCGAACCTACGTTGCCGACACCATCGCACAGGTCAAAGACGAGAAAGGGCTGCCGACGACCGACGAGCAACAGGAGCAGGCCGTCATGGACCGTGCTGGCGACAATGCGGAGCAGTTCGACGTCGACGAAAACCTCGTGAAAGCGATCTTCCGGCTCCTGATCGAACTGAACAAGGTCGAACAGCGAGAGAACAGGTAG